The genomic stretch GGTGGCATAATTCtgcatatataatatattccAGAACCATGTTCGTTTGCACACCGCCTCATAGTCTTCAAAGGAACCATTCGATATAGGTCCAACTCTAAATAGCGGAAGCATCTTCATGTAGATAAGTATGCCAAGGGCGAGCACCGGTGTGAGTCGCAGAAATCGATGCAAATACAGCATGGGCAAATTAATCTTTCCCTTCGATCtgcaagaacaaaaaatatatatagattttgcAACCAAAGTGATTTCACATCTCATACTTCTCCATGATGCGTAATACAACCAGGACAACCAACAAACCGCTGATAAAGAAGAAAGTATTCACCGCAAAAATGGCCTCTCTAACAAACATGCTGAAGGCGGACTTGGACCACTAAGAGAATTGATCATATATTTGTAAGTACTAGAACTTTTTGGCATAAAATATTATACCCACCGGATAGATTTTAACCAAATTATGATTGGGCAAGTAAACGGCTATCATGTAGACATGAAAAAAGATTACCCAAATTAGGGACATGCAGCGTATTCCATGAAGACAGTCGATGACATTGGGATTCGATTTGCTGTCCACAATGCGGAATATAGAACGGGAATTCGCCCGTGCCGAAAAAGCTTTCACAATGGGAGGAAGTTTCTCTATAAAAAGAACCAAAAGGGTTAATTAAGGGTGAAAATAAGAACTGCAAACACGAGCTACTTACTCTGATCTTCGCATATGAAATAGTCGTATAGGGTGGCCAAGACCATCGAGCAGGCGAATATGGACAAAAGGATTCTTTAGAGAAATAATCAATTAGGACCTCCCAATTCATAATTTTCAAAGTGTTTCAAACTTACATCGTGAATATGGTCAAACCGTCAAGGGGTTCCCTTTCGGCTATTCTGCAGGAGGCTTCGTTAACCAAAGTCGAATTCTCACTAAAGTTTAGGCCGAGAAGTTGCTTGTATAACCGTTTTAACAATATGTCCATATTGTCCGCCGAGCAGGAGGAGGGAAAACAAACGGCAGTCTTGACATTAAGTGCACTTGATCCAAGTAACAAATTACCAATTTTAACTTCCGAAAAGCAGTATTTCCCCTTCACATTATGCCCGGCAGTAATCACATGGTCAATACTCAGACATTCATCGTAGTTACCCAAATCCTTGCGATTGCCATATAGTATACCTGATGGCAGCGAACCCCACGAGTCAATCactttaattaaatgaaagaaaagtCTATAGTTTCATTAGTCTTAAGATTTTCCAACACACTTACTTCTCATGGCCCATATGCCGCCCAAGCTCAAGCCCTGGACTACTAGTGCAAAGTCTACAAAACACTGCGCGTCTTGTGGAGTGGGTATTTTCGAACTTGCATCATCTCGTTGTAAGTCCTTTATGGTAATATTTTGATAATAATCTACAAATTCTACTGACAAGGGACGTAACTTGTTCATAACCCGATAGTCCTTTAGTCTAATATTTTCTTGAAGTTCGGCGGCATTGCCCAGAACCGCTGTCCATAATATTATGACCACTGTGAAAGCCTCCAATCTCGACATACTGTTTTGTTGTTAAAGGCATTCAATTGAATGATTGAATATTATAATCGAAGTCCAATTTATAGACGGCAAACGGTTTCCCCATCACTCCTATCACTCACTTGCTTGAGTTGGATAAGAATTTCATGGAACAGGTGTCGTATTTTTAAAAGCTAAATGCCCTCGAGTGTGATCGCTGTGGATAGGGGTTAATAGAGTATTGTCGAATTTCGGCTACATTGGCTACTTAGAAAACTAGTTTACTATAGGTGCTTGGTAATGGAAAGTTATTAACTTTGAAGTACAAAAAGTTTTAGTTAAGTACCTTAAGGTAAGAAAAGATAATTTGATAATTGAAAAGTGTGTACGAACTTCGGTGTGCCGCAATTCGGTTCTGTCTTTACTATCAATCAATCTGAGACACTTTAAATGAGGACTATTCAAAATTGATCAGTtagttattataattataacgTTTTAAACATGTTTGTTTCTTGGCGAAAATCTTCTTTGTTCTCTTTGGTTTGTATACGAAATGTCCTGTTTTCTGGGAAATAATATAAGTAGGTGAGTAAGTACTTgatcaaacaaacaaagatTTGCATTTTCATGTTAAATTTAGTAGTTCTTCATTCCACTTAAACTAATCTTATCGACATTTTGTACTTTACCATGGCCACAACAATGAAGTGTACGTTCGTATCAAATTGATCCTCTATTGTTTTTGCTCTTTAGTAAACGTAATGCCATCATTTAGAGCAAGTTCATGGCATAACAACCTTATCAtagaattttaatatatctgtacTTGGAAAAGTATTCGAATAAGGGCCATTTATGTCAATAATTTCGACGAATTAATATTACTTACACCTCAAGTGCAAGTAATTAGTCCAAAGATAGTGagatttaagtttaaaaatgtattttgctTACTTAAACAATGAAATGGATGTGCAGTAATTGGATCAtattaattgttttaacaATGCGGAAAATGATTTATAATTGACAAGATAGATTCTTACAAGTGTCACTAGATAAAGTCCGGCCCCTTTAGATTATAGTCGTCATCAATAAATAGCACAATTGCCAACTTCTCATGCCAGCTGGATGATTAATACAGGTTTTGTAAACAATACATCTATCAATCGTTTAACTATTGCCATGATTCACTCAGTTTTTACAACTAAAGTGCACATATTTTGCAAGTGCTTACTGATAGCCAAATAAGATTTTAGTACGATTATTTAATATTGACGAATTGATAGAAATTCCCCAAGTGTCCGAGTggcaataataattatatatactcattataaaaacttttttttatgaatCTTTTGCTAtgtttaccaaaaaaaaaaaaaaaaacaaaattcaatcAGTTGTAGCCTACAatcataaattaattaaagtacTTTGACAATATCACAAAatctattttggtaattataAGTGGCATTATATTTATGAGCACTTTAGTTGCTATCGTAAAGTCAACTATTCagtgtagcatacttttgggctCAATGGTACCGAGTTTGGCACGATGGACTTCTacacaaattgaaataactGCTACCTGCTCCGCATTACATGGTCTGAAAATCATTCCTTGCCGATAGGCTTTTCTACGTTAGTTGTGAGAGCTCGATGTCCAGGACTGAGCGCATTAAAGCAGGCGGCCCTCAAGGTGGCGTCTTGGTACCAATTCTTTACACCGCCGTCCTGACTGTGCTGCAGCATGAGCAGCTCCTGATAGCTCTCCAGACGTTTTGGTGGCATCGAAAATCATCCAGAATCAACTTAACCTTTTAGAACCATGGACCAACCAACACGGATAAGTCGCTGCGTGTGACTTTCGCCACTCGCAGGCGCAACTGCCCCCCCAGTCAGCCTTAATGGGACGCTTCTCCCGAGTGTGGACAAGGTGAAGTAGCTGTGTCTTACCCTTGACAGGCGTTTAACCCGGAAAGCTCACATCAAGGTCAAGAGAACTCAGCTAAACATAAAGCTCTCCAAAATGCAGTGGTTACTCGCCAGGAGCTCAGCACCTGCAACAAATTACTGCTCTACGAGGCCATTCTGAAGCCTGTATGGACTTATGGCATTCAATCCTGGGACGCAGCGTCTAACTCAAACAATCAAATCCTGCAATGATTCCAGAACAAGCGTCTACGCAGAATTGTTGAAGTGCCTTCTTACGCGCGTAACTCAATCATCCACAGAGACCTTCACATCCCGTCAGTTAAAAGTGTGATCCGGAGGTATGGCATTCAGTACCTCACCAGGCTAGAAACCCATGATAATGCATTGGCCCTCAAACGCTCGACAACAGCATGCCGATTAGACGTTTGAAAAGAAGTCCCATTTCATTATTATCTTTGATAATATTTGCTTAATGCTTAATTAATGTCCATTTAGGATAAATTgtgtttataaatttatattcacTTAGCAATTATATCTTAAGTGTAAGTCCCTTATGtcctatacatacatgtggaaaaagaaaaaaatctagAAACGTTATGAGTCTGAAAATGAGTCACCAGAATTGCGTAAAAAACTGATTGTGAGTCCAAAGTgagtttataattttattggtG from Drosophila willistoni isolate 14030-0811.24 unplaced genomic scaffold, UCI_dwil_1.1 Seg143.1, whole genome shotgun sequence encodes the following:
- the LOC111519324 gene encoding nose resistant to fluoxetine protein 6-like; protein product: MSRLEAFTVVIILWTAVLGNAAELQENIRLKDYRVMNKLRPLSVEFVDYYQNITIKDLQRDDASSKIPTPQDAQCFVDFALVVQGLSLGGIWAMRMIDSWGSLPSGILYGNRKDLGNYDECLSIDHVITAGHNVKGKYCFSEVKIGNLLLGSSALNVKTAVCFPSSCSADNMDILLKRLYKQLLGLNFSENSTLVNEASCRIAEREPLDGLTIFTIILLSIFACSMVLATLYDYFICEDQKKLPPIVKAFSARANSRSIFRIVDSKSNPNVIDCLHGIRCMSLIWVIFFHVYMIAVYLPNHNLVKIYPWSKSAFSMFVREAIFAVNTFFFISGLLVVLVVLRIMEKSKGKINLPMLYLHRFLRLTPVLALGILIYMKMLPLFRVGPISNGSFEDYEAVCKRTWFWNILYMQNYATTDICLSHSWYLAADMQLFLVASFLLIALYRWGNRAAAGIVVLILLLATCLFCEVYIKHWSLYSSNSHKVNFATHVQASPYLIGLLFGYFLHVNRGKTFKLNRIVVWLLWLISVGLLFACILGLYGFAKAVTSVPYLSEAFYLPMTRIAWPLALCWIVFACMQGYGGLANSFLSSPLWQPLSKISYCAYIFHMFFIVLNGSITRTSTHFSDYQVMLRFWGDFGFTILFAYLMCILIEMPFANLMDLLLPKPRKPSPKQQTEPEIQSSKVPE